The segment GAACAATTAGCGTTAAACTTGCAGGAGGGATATTAGTTTGTATGAAGTAGTGGGAGTTCGTTTTAAAAAAGCAGGGAAAATATACTATTTTGACCCAAATGGGCTTGATATAAAGGATAATGAGTTTGTCATTGTCGAAACGGTAAGAGGCGTGGAGTTTGGAAAAGCTGTCATCGGTCAAAAGAAAGTCGACGAAAATGATGTCGTACTCCCGTTGAAAAAAGTGCTCCGTATTGCTGATCAAAAAGATCGTCTTATTGTGGATGAAAATAAAAAGGCGGCAAAAGAAGCGTTTGATGTTTGTTTTACAAAAGTGAACGACCATGGTTTGGATATGAAGCTGGTGGATGTGGAGTATACATTCGATCGGAATAAAATCATTTTCTACTTCACCGCAGATGGGCGAGTGGACTTCAGGGAGCTTGTAAAGGACCTTGCTTCCATTTTTCGCACCAGGATCGAACTCAGACAAATCGGTGTCCGCGATGAAGCAAAACTTTTAGGCGGTATCGGCCCATGTGGGCGCATGTTGTGCTGCTCCACATTCCTGGGTGATTTTGAACCGGTATCCATCAAGATGGCAAAGGATCAAAACCTGTCACTGAACCCTTCCAAGATCTCCGGGTTATGTGGCCGTTTGATGTGTTGCCTGAAGTATGAAAATGATGAATACGAGTCCGCTAAAGAGCAATTACCGGATCTTGATGAAGTAATCAAAACACCGAACGGAGTAGGACGTGTGGTCGGATTGAACCTCCTGGAACGCGTGCTGCAAGTGGAGTTATCCGGAAAAGACCGAGTGGTGGAGTATTCTCTAGATGAATTACTCCAAGAAGGAGCCGTTTCGCAAGCCACAGATTAAGAGGTGGAAAACTTGGACAAGAAGGAAATATTTGATTCTGTCAGCAATATGGAAGAACAGATTGGACATTTATATAAACAGCTTGGCGATTTAAAGGAGCACCTAGCCCTTATTATCGAAGAGAACAACAGTGTGCTGGTGGAAAATAGCCATCTCCGTAAGCGTCTCGAACAGATGACGAAAGTAGAGGAGCAAGCTTCCACCAAACAGAAGCACAAGAAAAAACAGCAGGAGCAAAACAAGCAAATCGATGTGGGGGAGGGCTATGATAACTTAGCCAGGCTGTACCAGGAAGGATTTCATATTTGCAACCTGAATTTCGGCAGCCCGCGAAAAGAAGGGGACTGTATGTTTTGCTTGTCTTTCCTAAATAAAAAGTAAGAAGTCGCTTTTCCGTTAATCGGATGGCGGCTTTTTGTTTTGGGCCATCGTAATGCGGTTGACTTCCATTCCAGGCGCTTCGCTTTCCGCGGGCGGTCCGGGAGTCTCCTCACAACTGCGGAGTCTCCCATGTCCCTTCCTCCTGCAGGACAAGGAAGGATTTCGGCAGCACATTTCATCGCACGAAGAAAATGGGCTAGCATTTTCGAAGAGTCTGCGCGCCTTCCATTCCAGTCAACTAAAGCTCTCATTCTGCGAAGTAAATTACTCCCTTCTTATGTTTTTCGCAGGGATTACGTTATAATAGGAAAAGATTATGGTACGAAAGGGTTTTGTCAGATGGTAGATCTTATAGGTGATGAGCGGCTCGATTATTTATTGGCGGAGAATTTACGGATCATACAGAGCCCATCCGTCTTTTCTTTCTCCTTAGATGCCGTTCTTTTGGCACAGTTTGCGTATGTTCCAATTCAAAAGGGCAATATTATCGATTTATGTACAGGCAATGGGATTATCCCTTTATTATTAAGCAAAAGGACAAAAGGTTCCATAACGGGTGTGGAGATCCAAGAACGCCTTGCTAACATGGCGAAAAGAAGCATTGACTATAATGGGTTGACAGATCGTTTGAGTATTATGAACATGGATCTAAAGGACCTGCCCGCCCTGATCGGAAACAAGAAGTACGATGTGGTGACATGCAATCCCCCTTATTTTCCGTTGACAGAGAACGAAGAGAAAATAAATAGTAATAGGCACTACGCGATAGCAAGGCATGAGATAGAATGTACATTAGAAGATGTAGTCCGTGTTAGCAGCCATGCTGCTAAGCAGGGTGGAAAGGTGGCATTTGTTCATCGTCCAGGCCGCCTACTCGATATCATCACGTTAATGAGAAAATATCGCCTAGAGCCGAAGCGCTTGCAATTCGTCCATTCCAAACTCGGCAAGCCGGCCAATACCCTACTGATCGAAGGCATAAAGGACGGAAACCCAGACCTAAAGATCCTTCCACCACTGCTTGTATACGATGAGAACGGCGAATACACCCCAGAAGTAAGGAAAATGCTCTTTGGAGAAGAGTAAACAGAAGTAAACGAAATAACATAAGTAGCCTAAAATAAATGAGGGATCCAACATGGAATTATGGCAACAAAACAGTTTTTCAGAATCATATACACAAGGAAGGCTATATCTGATCCCAACACCTATAGGTAATTTGGAGGATATCACCTACAGATCACTTAGAATGTTGAAGGAAGTAGATTACATAGCAGCAGAGGATACAAGGCAAACAAAAAAACT is part of the Sutcliffiella sp. FSL R7-0096 genome and harbors:
- a CDS encoding tRNA1(Val) (adenine(37)-N6)-methyltransferase, producing MVDLIGDERLDYLLAENLRIIQSPSVFSFSLDAVLLAQFAYVPIQKGNIIDLCTGNGIIPLLLSKRTKGSITGVEIQERLANMAKRSIDYNGLTDRLSIMNMDLKDLPALIGNKKYDVVTCNPPYFPLTENEEKINSNRHYAIARHEIECTLEDVVRVSSHAAKQGGKVAFVHRPGRLLDIITLMRKYRLEPKRLQFVHSKLGKPANTLLIEGIKDGNPDLKILPPLLVYDENGEYTPEVRKMLFGEE
- the yabA gene encoding DNA replication initiation control protein YabA, which codes for MDKKEIFDSVSNMEEQIGHLYKQLGDLKEHLALIIEENNSVLVENSHLRKRLEQMTKVEEQASTKQKHKKKQQEQNKQIDVGEGYDNLARLYQEGFHICNLNFGSPRKEGDCMFCLSFLNKK
- a CDS encoding stage 0 sporulation family protein gives rise to the protein MYEVVGVRFKKAGKIYYFDPNGLDIKDNEFVIVETVRGVEFGKAVIGQKKVDENDVVLPLKKVLRIADQKDRLIVDENKKAAKEAFDVCFTKVNDHGLDMKLVDVEYTFDRNKIIFYFTADGRVDFRELVKDLASIFRTRIELRQIGVRDEAKLLGGIGPCGRMLCCSTFLGDFEPVSIKMAKDQNLSLNPSKISGLCGRLMCCLKYENDEYESAKEQLPDLDEVIKTPNGVGRVVGLNLLERVLQVELSGKDRVVEYSLDELLQEGAVSQATD